One window of the Diospyros lotus cultivar Yz01 chromosome 12, ASM1463336v1, whole genome shotgun sequence genome contains the following:
- the LOC127787385 gene encoding uncharacterized protein LOC127787385 translates to MAATLCLPKLPGPAVDLSLKNQSPYCNSSKLPNLSNHHRSSHHHHHLSLDPQKHLLDAAQHLKSASVPLTAAALPFLLDPKDALAVGGQFGILEGRTFALIHPAVMSGLFVYTLWAGYLGWQWRRVRTIQDEINQLKKQVQVKPPPPVAVTPEGNTAAAQPPPPPSPVELKIQQLSEERKELIKGSFRDRHFNAGSILLGFGVFEAIFGGINTWFRTGKLFPGPHLFAGAGITVLWAAAAALVPAMQKGNETARNLHIALNALNVLLFVWQIPTGIDIVFKVFEFTNWP, encoded by the exons ATGGCTGCCACACTTTGCCTGCCTAAGCTCCCTGGCCCTGCAGTTGATCTGTCCCTCAAAAACCAATCCCCCTACTGCAACTCTTCCAAACTCCCAAATCTCTCCAACCACCACCGCAGCagccatcatcatcatcacctcTCCCTTGACCCACAAAAACACTTGCTTGATGCTGCTCAGCACCTAAAATCAGCTTCTGTTCCCCTCACAGCAGCCGCACTGCCCTTTCTTCTCGACCCGAAG GATGCGCTTGCGGTTGGCGGGCAATTTGGAATTCTGGAGGGCAGAACATTTGCTCTGATTCACCCCGCTGTGATGAGCGGCTTGTTTGTCTACACCTTGTGGGCCGGTTACCTGGGCTGGCAGTGGCGCCGAGTTCGGACCATACAGGACGAGATTAATCAGCTCAAGAAGCAAGTCCAAGTGAAGCCTCCGCCTCCAGTTGCGGTCACTCCAGAAGGTAACACCGCCGCCGCCCAACCCCCACCTCCACCATCTCCCGTTGAACTCAAGATCCAGCAACTTTCTGAG GAGCGGAAGGAACTGATCAAAGGGTCATTTAGGGATAGGCACTTTAATGCGGGTTCAATCTTGTTGGGATTTGGCGtctttgaagcaatttttggaGGAATCAACACATGGTTCAGGACAGGAAAGCTATTTCCAGGGCCTCATTTATTTGCAGGGGCAG GGATAACTGTTCTGTGGGCAGCAGCTGCAGCTCTCGTACCAGCAATGCAGAAAGGGAATGAAACAGCAAGAAATCTTCACATTGCACTGAATGCGTTGAACGTGTTGCTCTTTGTATGGCAAATTCCCACTGGAATTGATATAGTCTTCAAAGTGTTCGAATTCACTAATTGGCCTTAA